The Ramlibacter algicola genome segment CACCGGCATCGCGATCGGCGCGGTGCGTGCATGGCGGCATGGCGACCGCGTGCTGCGCACACTCGGCGTCCTCGTGGCGTGCGCGGGCGCGTGGCTGCTCGTGAGCCGCATCGCGGGCGCCTAGTCGCATGGACGCCGCGGGCCTGGCCGACGGAGCGCTGTACGCGGCGCAGTCGCCGCTCGCGCTCGGCGCCATCCTGGCAGCGTGCCTGGCTTGCCGTCCCGCGTCCCGCCGCGCGGCGGCCGCGATGGCCGCGCTGCTGGGCGTGTCGCTCCTGTCCGGCTATGCGACGCCGGACACCTGGCCCGCCGCCACGATCGCGGCGTGCGTGCTGGGCGTGCTCGGGGTGTTCGTGGCCGCGAATGGGCAATTCCGCGCGGCTTCGCCGCTCGCGCTGGTGCCCGGTGGCTTTGCGGCCGCACTGGCCGCAGGCGTGCCGACCGCGACGCCCGCCGAAGCGGCAGGCAGCGTCGCGTTGCTGCTCGTGCCAGGCGCCGCGTTGCTGCTCGCGCGCGCAAGCATCCGCTGGCCCGCACGTTTGCAGCTCGGCGCCTCGATCGCGCGCCGCATGGCGGGTGCATGGATCACCGCGGTCGGCATCCTGCTGCTGGCGCTGCGAGCGCGCGGGGTGCTCTGACGCGAATCTTTCGTGTCCAATCGCACGAACCACTCGGAGGAGCCATGAAATCCAAGAGCATCGCGCTGGGTGCGCTGGCCGCGCTCGTCGTCGCCGGCACCGCAGGCTGGTTCAGCCTCGACAAGGAAACGCGCGGCCTGCTCGCCACGGTGCCGACCAATCGCGACCTGCTGTTCTGGAACCAGGACCAGCGCGACGCCGCGTTCCGCGCGCTGGACCGGCTGCCCCTCCTCGCCAAGCACCGCGTGATCGAAGCGGGGCCCACGGCATCGCCACTGCCGGCCGGCGCGCCGCTGGCGCTGCCGGTCGATGTCGACGCCTACATGCAGGGCCAGCGCAGCGCGGCGCTGCTGATCGTGCACGGCGGCAAGCTGCGCCTCGAACGTTACGGCCTGGGTTTTGATGCGAACGGCCGCTGGACGAGCTTCTCGGTGGCCAAATCGCTGACGTCGACGCTGGTGGGCGCCGCCATTCGCGACGGATTCATCAAGAGCCTGGACGACAAGGTCAGCACCTACATCCCGCAGATGAAAGGCTCGGCGTACGACGACGTGAACATCCGCCAGCTGCTGTCGATGACGTCGGGCGTGCAGTGGAACGAGAACTACTCGGACCCGGATTCCGACGTCGCGCGCTTCAACAACCACAAGCCCGAGGAAGGCGTCGACCAGCTCGTGAGCTACCTGCGCAAGCTGCCGCGCGCGGCGCCCGCGGGCACGCGCTGGAACTACAGCACGGGTGAAACGAACCTGGTGGGCGTGCTGCTGTCGGAGGCGACCAGGAAGCCGCTGGCGCAGTACCTGTCGGAGAAGGTGTGGAAACCTGCCGGCATGCAGCAGGACGCGACCTGGATCCTCAGCCGCACCGGCCGCGAGATCAGCGGCTGCTGCATCCAGGCCGCGACCCGCGACTACGCGCGCGTGGGCCTGTTCGTCCTCGGCGGCGCGAAAGTGAACGGGCAATCGATCGTGCCGGACCGCTGGCTCGAGCAGGCGACCACCAGGCAGGCCGACATCGGCAAGCCCGGCGACGGCTACGGCTTCCAGTGGTGGACGCACGACGACGGCAGCTTCGAGGCCAAGGGGATCTTCGGCCAGGGCATCTTCATCGACCCGAAGCGCCAGCTCGTGGTCGCGTCGAACGCGAACTGGGCCGGTGGCGCGTCCGACCGCACGGCGGGCGCCGCCCGCACGGCGTTCTACCGGGCGGTGCAGAAGGCCGTCGACGACGAGGCGGCGGCGAGCCCGAAGTAGGGCCGCTACTTGGCGTGGGCCGGCGCCGCCACCGCGGGTTCCGCGGCCGGCGCGAAGAAGGTGCCGCGCGCGAGGTGCGTGTAGCCGGCCTCCAGCGCGCCGATGCCCAGCAGCGTGACCAGCAGCAGCGGTGGCACGAGGATGGCGTAGACCAGCGCCAAGCGCTCCCAGACCATGTGCATGAAGACCGACACGATCAGCCCGGCCTTCAGCAGCATGAACACGACGATCAGGAACCAGCGCAGCACCCCCTGCACGTCGAAGTAGTCCACCAGGTAGGACGCCGCGCTGAGCACGAACAGCAGGCCCCAGATCTTGAAGTAGATGCCCAGCGGATGCTGCTGCCCGACCGGGTGGCTGCCGCCGTGCACGTCATGGGGATGCTCTGCATGGTCCATGGCCTGCTCCCGGCTACCAGAGGTAGAAGAACGCGAAGATGAAGACCCACACCAGGTCGACGAAGTGCCAGTACAGGCCCATGGTCTCGACGATTTCGTAGTTCCCGCGGCGGCCGGTGAGGAAGCCCGGCCGCTGCGCATCGAGGTCGCCGCGCCGGACCTTCGTCGCGACGATCAGCAGGAAGATCACGCCGATGGTCACGTGCGTGCCGTGGAAGCCGGTGATCATGAAGAACGTCGACCCGAACTGCGGCGCGCCCCACGGGTTGCCCCAGGGGCGCACGCCTTCGAGGATCAGCTTGGTCCATTCGAACGCCTGCATGCCGACGAAGGTCGCACCCAGCGCCGCAGTGGCCAGCAACAGCGCGAACGTCGTCTTGCGGTCGCGCCGGTAGCCATAGTTGACCGCCAGCGCCATCGTGCCGCTGCTGCTGATCAGGACGAACGTCATGATCGCGATCAGCAGCAGGGGCACGTTCCGGCCGAACAGCTCGAGCCCGAAGACCTCGCTGGGGGACGGCCAGGGCACGGTGGTCGACGCGCGCACCGTCATGTACGAGATCAGGAAGCTGCCGAAGATGAAGGTGTCGCTGACCAGGAAGATCCACATCATCGGCTTGCCCCAGGGCACGCCCTTGAAGGCTCGCTGGTCCGAGGACACGTCGGCGACGACGCTCTGCCAGCCTTCGGCGGGCTTGGCGACCACCGGTCCTGCATCGATGCTGATGGCCATGCTGCTGCTCCTCACAAGGGCGCCGACGTGCAGATCGCCAGCCCGAGTCCCTCGGACACGAGCAGCGCATAGAGCGCGATCCAGACGGCGAGCAGGTAATGCCAGTAGGTCGCGCACAGTTCGACGCCCAGCCGCACGGCGGCCGGGTCCGTGCCGCCGCGCCACACACGCCGCACCGCGCGCGCCCACGCCACCAGGCCGCCCAGCACGTGCAGGCCGTGCGCCGCAGTCAGCAGGTAGAAGAACGCGGCAGCGGCGCTGCTGGACACCACGAAGGACGCGGCATCGAGCTGCCGCCACACGGCCAGCTGGCCGGCGATGAATCCGACCGTCAGCGCTCCACCGGCGAGCAGGCCATGGCGCAGCGCCGGGACATCGTCGCGACGTGCCGCGCGCACCGACCACTCCATCGCCAGGCTGGCGAAGGCCAGCAGCGCGGTGTTCAGCAGCAGCAGCCGCGGCCGCGGCATCGGGTTCCAGTCGGCGACGCCCAGCCGCATCGCGTAGGCGCTGATGAACAGCACGAACAGCGAACTGGCCACGGCGAGGAACACGCACAGTGCCGTCTTGGCGGGCGGCGTGGTTGGGGTGCCCGGCGGTCGGCCCGCACCGGCGGCCTCCGCCCGCCAAGGCTGCACATGGAGGGTCTGCCGGAACAGCCAGCCGACGATGGCGGCCATCAGCAGCGTGAGGAACACCAGGCCGATGGTCACGCTGCGGCCCCCCTCGCTGCGGCCTGCCCCGTCCGCACCCACGCTTCCGCGGGCACGTCGGCGGGCGGCACGTTCTGCGGAATGAAGTCGGTCTGCAGGCCCGGCACGCCGTAGTCGTAGGCCCAGCGGTAGACGGCCGGCAGCTCCTTGCCGAAGTTGCCGTGGGCAGGCGGCGTCTGCGGGGTCTGCCACTCCAGCGTCGTCGCCTGCCACGGGTTGCCGCCGGCGGGCTGGCCGCGGAAGTAGCTGCGCGCCAGGTTGTAGAGGAACACCATCTGCGCGGCGCCGACGATGAAGGCCGCGATCGAGATCCAC includes the following:
- a CDS encoding serine hydrolase domain-containing protein, which codes for MKSKSIALGALAALVVAGTAGWFSLDKETRGLLATVPTNRDLLFWNQDQRDAAFRALDRLPLLAKHRVIEAGPTASPLPAGAPLALPVDVDAYMQGQRSAALLIVHGGKLRLERYGLGFDANGRWTSFSVAKSLTSTLVGAAIRDGFIKSLDDKVSTYIPQMKGSAYDDVNIRQLLSMTSGVQWNENYSDPDSDVARFNNHKPEEGVDQLVSYLRKLPRAAPAGTRWNYSTGETNLVGVLLSEATRKPLAQYLSEKVWKPAGMQQDATWILSRTGREISGCCIQAATRDYARVGLFVLGGAKVNGQSIVPDRWLEQATTRQADIGKPGDGYGFQWWTHDDGSFEAKGIFGQGIFIDPKRQLVVASNANWAGGASDRTAGAARTAFYRAVQKAVDDEAAASPK
- a CDS encoding cytochrome C oxidase subunit IV family protein; its protein translation is MDHAEHPHDVHGGSHPVGQQHPLGIYFKIWGLLFVLSAASYLVDYFDVQGVLRWFLIVVFMLLKAGLIVSVFMHMVWERLALVYAILVPPLLLVTLLGIGALEAGYTHLARGTFFAPAAEPAVAAPAHAK
- a CDS encoding cytochrome c oxidase subunit 3 — its product is MTIGLVFLTLLMAAIVGWLFRQTLHVQPWRAEAAGAGRPPGTPTTPPAKTALCVFLAVASSLFVLFISAYAMRLGVADWNPMPRPRLLLLNTALLAFASLAMEWSVRAARRDDVPALRHGLLAGGALTVGFIAGQLAVWRQLDAASFVVSSSAAAAFFYLLTAAHGLHVLGGLVAWARAVRRVWRGGTDPAAVRLGVELCATYWHYLLAVWIALYALLVSEGLGLAICTSAPL
- a CDS encoding heme-copper oxidase subunit III family protein, with the protein product MAISIDAGPVVAKPAEGWQSVVADVSSDQRAFKGVPWGKPMMWIFLVSDTFIFGSFLISYMTVRASTTVPWPSPSEVFGLELFGRNVPLLLIAIMTFVLISSSGTMALAVNYGYRRDRKTTFALLLATAALGATFVGMQAFEWTKLILEGVRPWGNPWGAPQFGSTFFMITGFHGTHVTIGVIFLLIVATKVRRGDLDAQRPGFLTGRRGNYEIVETMGLYWHFVDLVWVFIFAFFYLW